Proteins encoded by one window of Mycoplasma capricolum subsp. capricolum ATCC 27343:
- a CDS encoding IS3 family transposase — translation MKYSFELKLKVIFELQKLAIKQVYKKYNINYNTLKYWKYNSKKILNELHRQEANKRKTIELEQEVLLEIQNLWNRVGKKNNKLFKQIEKIRKKHKIKLKQVLVFLKISRSLYYKKLKQEVNINKIEKSIKLEKEIISIFNKRPRGYRKIKEALLKEFNWIVNHKVILKIMRKFNLIVGWLKNKRNNKHKTGRNKFNTPDLINREFKKVKEFGKVLYTDVTYIIWKNERVYLSTILDGATRQIIDYRISDKNNSNLINTNFKNAISKLKQLEINIKNIIIHSDHAVVYEANSFRKICKKYQIRQSMGSNYSCTDNAVIESYHGQLKKNTIHSNKKKYKIFQDYLNDLFSYLRWHNKEKGSEINLNKRKILRN, via the coding sequence ATGAAATATAGTTTTGAATTAAAATTAAAAGTTATTTTTGAATTACAAAAACTAGCTATCAAACAAGTCTATAAAAAATATAATATTAACTACAATACTTTAAAATATTGAAAATACAATTCAAAAAAAATATTAAATGAATTGCATAGACAAGAAGCAAATAAACGAAAAACAATAGAACTAGAACAAGAAGTTTTATTAGAAATCCAAAACTTATGAAATCGAGTTGGTAAAAAGAATAATAAGTTATTTAAACAAATAGAAAAAATTAGAAAAAAGCACAAAATAAAATTAAAACAAGTTTTAGTTTTTCTAAAAATTTCAAGAAGTCTTTATTATAAGAAGTTAAAACAAGAAGTTAATATTAATAAAATTGAAAAATCAATTAAATTAGAAAAAGAAATAATTTCTATATTTAATAAAAGACCAAGGGGTTATAGAAAAATTAAAGAAGCTCTTTTAAAAGAATTTAACTGAATTGTTAATCATAAAGTTATTTTAAAAATAATGAGAAAATTTAATTTAATTGTAGGATGATTAAAAAATAAAAGAAATAATAAGCATAAAACAGGACGTAATAAATTTAACACACCAGATTTAATAAATAGGGAATTTAAAAAAGTTAAAGAATTTGGTAAAGTTCTATATACTGATGTTACTTATATAATTTGAAAAAATGAAAGAGTGTATTTATCAACAATTTTAGATGGAGCAACTAGACAAATTATAGATTATAGAATTAGTGATAAGAATAATTCTAATTTAATTAATACTAATTTTAAAAATGCAATTTCTAAGTTAAAGCAACTAGAAATTAATATAAAAAATATAATTATTCATTCTGATCATGCTGTTGTTTATGAAGCTAATTCATTTAGAAAAATTTGCAAAAAGTATCAAATTAGGCAATCAATGGGATCTAATTATAGTTGCACTGATAATGCAGTCATTGAAAGTTATCACGGTCAATTAAAAAAGAATACAATACATTCTAATAAGAAAAAATATAAAATTTTTCAAGATTATTTAAATGATCTCTTTAGTTATTTAAGATGGCATAATAAAGAAAAAGGATCTGAAATAAATTTAAATAAAAGAAAAATTTTAAGAAATTAA
- the proS gene encoding proline--tRNA ligase, translated as MKKQLNKITPRNIDFSQWYTDIVLNTKLASYGPVKGTMIFRPYGYRIWELIQKYLDEEFKKVNVDNVYFPLLIPESLFNKEKDHIDGFSPEIATVTRVGQKQLEENLFIRPTSEVLMMDYFSNEINSYRDLPLIYNQWCNVMRWEKTTRPFLRTSEFLWQEGHTVHSSYNEAENFCLKILNIYEKFAKEILLLPVICGKKTEKEKFAGAKDTYTIESLMFDGQALQCGTSHFFADNFTKVYDIKFQNKENKLEHAYSTSWGVSTRLIGALIMTHSDDNGLVLPSKISPIQVQIIQIKNTEQIDQVVEIIKDKLSDYRIDVDNSDKSFGFKISEAEIKGIPIRIEIGPRDLENNQITISRRDQQENKIKVDYKDIKSVVDQMIKDYDLALYNNALENRKNRTFKANTIEEYIEILKQNQGFVLVPFCGRVECEQDIKTKTLTNSRCIPFDQKEVKAKCFNCKKDTCLQVIFARAY; from the coding sequence ATGAAAAAGCAACTAAATAAAATAACTCCAAGAAATATTGACTTTTCACAATGATATACAGATATTGTTTTAAATACAAAATTAGCTAGTTATGGTCCTGTTAAAGGAACTATGATTTTTAGACCATATGGATATAGAATTTGAGAATTAATTCAAAAGTATTTAGATGAAGAATTTAAAAAAGTAAATGTAGATAATGTTTATTTTCCATTATTAATTCCTGAATCATTGTTTAATAAAGAAAAAGACCATATTGATGGGTTTTCTCCAGAAATTGCAACTGTTACTAGAGTTGGACAAAAACAACTAGAAGAAAATTTATTTATAAGACCAACTAGTGAAGTTTTGATGATGGATTATTTTAGTAATGAAATAAATTCTTATCGTGATTTACCTTTAATTTATAATCAATGATGTAATGTAATGAGATGAGAAAAAACTACTCGTCCTTTTTTAAGAACTAGTGAATTTTTATGACAAGAAGGTCACACTGTTCATAGTTCTTATAATGAAGCAGAAAATTTTTGTTTAAAAATATTAAACATTTATGAAAAGTTTGCAAAAGAAATTTTATTATTACCTGTAATTTGTGGTAAAAAAACTGAAAAAGAAAAATTTGCAGGAGCAAAAGATACTTATACTATTGAATCTTTAATGTTTGATGGTCAAGCTTTACAATGTGGTACTTCTCACTTTTTTGCTGATAATTTTACAAAAGTTTATGATATTAAATTTCAAAACAAAGAAAATAAATTAGAACACGCTTATTCAACAAGTTGAGGAGTTTCAACAAGATTAATTGGTGCTCTTATTATGACTCATAGTGATGATAATGGCTTAGTTTTACCAAGTAAAATTTCTCCAATTCAAGTTCAAATTATTCAAATTAAAAATACTGAGCAAATTGATCAAGTTGTTGAGATTATTAAAGATAAATTATCTGATTATAGAATCGATGTAGATAATAGTGATAAAAGTTTTGGATTTAAAATTAGTGAAGCTGAAATTAAAGGAATACCAATTAGAATTGAAATAGGACCTCGTGATTTAGAAAATAATCAAATTACTATTTCAAGAAGAGATCAACAAGAAAATAAAATTAAAGTAGATTATAAAGATATTAAAAGTGTAGTTGATCAAATGATTAAAGATTATGATTTAGCACTTTATAATAATGCTTTAGAAAATAGAAAAAATAGAACTTTTAAAGCTAACACAATTGAAGAATATATTGAAATTTTAAAACAAAACCAAGGTTTTGTATTAGTTCCGTTTTGTGGAAGAGTTGAATGTGAACAAGATATTAAAACAAAAACTTTAACTAATTCAAGATGTATTCCTTTTGATCAAAAAGAAGTTAAAGCAAAATGTTTTAATTGTAAAAAAGATACTTGTTTACAAGTAATATTTGCAAGAGCTTATTAG
- a CDS encoding viroplasmin family protein — translation MIKKYYAVKKGWNTGIYTTWDEAKKQVENYSNAVYKSFSTLKQAKDFLNDNDQKPLKNFNDDKNSCIAYTDGSYDTLNNTFSYGVVVFWKNREFHLSQRFNDSQLANLRNVAGEIIAVKQTIMFCLANKISKVIICHDYQGVSKWALNQWKANLDFTKEYKDFFNKYKDQISVEFKWIKSHTNNKYNDLADKLAKQATLEFVFKEV, via the coding sequence ATGATTAAAAAGTATTATGCTGTAAAAAAAGGCTGAAATACTGGTATTTATACAACTTGAGATGAAGCTAAAAAACAAGTTGAAAATTATTCTAATGCTGTTTATAAATCTTTTTCAACTTTAAAACAAGCTAAAGATTTTTTAAATGATAATGATCAAAAACCATTAAAAAATTTTAATGATGATAAAAATAGTTGTATAGCTTATACTGATGGTAGTTATGATACTTTAAATAATACTTTTTCTTATGGTGTTGTTGTTTTTTGAAAAAATAGAGAGTTTCATTTAAGTCAGCGATTTAATGATTCTCAATTAGCTAATTTAAGAAATGTAGCTGGAGAAATAATAGCTGTTAAACAAACAATTATGTTTTGTTTAGCTAATAAAATTTCAAAAGTTATTATTTGTCATGATTATCAAGGAGTTAGTAAATGAGCTTTAAATCAATGAAAAGCTAATTTAGATTTTACAAAAGAATACAAAGATTTTTTTAATAAATATAAAGATCAAATTAGTGTTGAATTTAAATGAATAAAATCACATACTAATAATAAATATAATGATTTAGCAGATAAATTAGCAAAACAAGCAACTTTAGAATTTGTTTTTAAAGAGGTTTAA